Proteins encoded in a region of the Hydrogenispora ethanolica genome:
- a CDS encoding Nramp family divalent metal transporter: MRDFWKRKWRSFLLFLTIVGPGLITANADNDAGGIATYATIGAKYGYKMLWGLLLITFSLAIIQEMSARMGVVTGKGLSDLIREQFGVRLTLFAMVTLFLANIGTVIAEFAGIAASLDIFGVPSIISVPVVALLIWLLVVKGSYALAEKAFLILSLVFLSYVVSGVLAKPDWHEVLKASVHPQFVWDGQFILLFIGMIGTTITPWMQFFLQSSVVDKEIAIEHYAYERADVLIGAFITDFIAFFIIVSTAATLYKTGVVVSTAEDAARALGPLAGANAKYLFALGLFGASTLGAGIVPLSTSYAICEAFGWESSINRKFKEAPIFFTLYTLLIAIGACVIFIPVRQLFSIMLVSQVINGILVPIILIFMLKLTNDPKVMGEHTNKPFFNILSYITVGAIILLTVVYTADIFIPIF; the protein is encoded by the coding sequence ATGCGGGATTTTTGGAAACGCAAGTGGCGTTCGTTTTTGCTCTTTCTGACCATTGTCGGGCCGGGCTTGATCACCGCCAACGCCGACAATGATGCGGGCGGCATCGCCACTTACGCCACCATTGGCGCCAAGTACGGCTATAAAATGCTATGGGGGCTGCTGCTGATCACCTTCAGCCTGGCGATCATCCAGGAGATGAGCGCCCGGATGGGCGTGGTCACCGGCAAAGGGCTCTCCGATCTGATCCGGGAGCAATTTGGGGTGCGGTTGACCCTCTTTGCGATGGTCACGTTGTTTTTGGCGAATATCGGGACGGTGATCGCCGAGTTCGCGGGGATCGCCGCCAGCCTGGATATCTTCGGCGTCCCCAGCATCATCAGCGTTCCGGTGGTGGCGCTGCTCATCTGGCTTCTGGTGGTAAAGGGCTCCTATGCCTTGGCCGAGAAGGCTTTCTTAATCTTATCGCTGGTTTTCCTCTCCTACGTTGTCTCGGGGGTACTGGCCAAGCCGGACTGGCATGAGGTGCTCAAGGCATCGGTTCATCCCCAGTTTGTGTGGGACGGCCAGTTTATCCTGCTCTTTATCGGGATGATCGGCACGACCATCACTCCCTGGATGCAGTTTTTTCTGCAATCCTCGGTGGTGGATAAGGAGATCGCCATCGAACATTACGCTTATGAACGGGCCGATGTGCTGATCGGCGCGTTTATCACGGATTTTATTGCCTTTTTCATCATCGTTTCCACCGCCGCCACCCTTTACAAGACGGGCGTCGTGGTCAGTACGGCCGAGGATGCGGCCCGGGCGTTGGGGCCGCTCGCCGGCGCCAACGCCAAGTACCTGTTTGCACTGGGATTGTTCGGCGCGTCCACCCTGGGGGCGGGGATCGTGCCGCTCTCGACCTCCTATGCGATCTGCGAAGCCTTTGGCTGGGAGAGCAGCATCAACCGGAAGTTCAAGGAAGCGCCGATCTTTTTCACCCTCTATACTTTATTGATTGCTATCGGCGCTTGCGTTATCTTCATTCCGGTGCGCCAGTTATTCTCGATCATGCTGGTCTCGCAGGTGATCAACGGCATCCTGGTCCCGATCATCCTGATCTTTATGCTGAAGTTGACCAACGACCCCAAGGTGATGGGGGAACATACCAACAAACCGTTCTTTAATATCCTTTCCTATATCACGGTCGGCGCCATCATTTTACTGACGGTGGTTTATACGGCCGATATCTTCATTCCGATCTTTTGA
- a CDS encoding iron-containing alcohol dehydrogenase family protein produces MPSATQFFALNTRIVFGMDAVRELPAVGKPFGTKVLVVTGRHSTVHNGVLARIESLLAEAGLTPFRFAEVEPEPSLGTLAKGLELARSEQVEWVLGLGGGSAMDTAKAIAALYRTGQGIGYYFDGGPIESPGLPIVTVPTTAGSGAEVTFNAVLSDAERQIKQSIRGPQLTPTVAVVDPGLTFSLPPEATAYSGLDALVQGIEAFTSRGASPLTDIYAWSAVERIGAHLLRAYQNGHDAEARSQMALGSLMAGVALSNARLGAVHGLAHPIGIRTGKPHGLVCAVLLVPVMRFNMAVSYEKYASIAKALGHPVGGMDPIDAAAMGIKTLMGLEKKLGIPPHIRSLGLAEADLPAIVAESLPSGSLKANPREARPEDLLNILRENF; encoded by the coding sequence ATGCCGTCTGCCACACAATTTTTTGCGTTGAATACCCGGATCGTCTTCGGAATGGATGCCGTCCGGGAACTTCCGGCGGTTGGAAAGCCCTTCGGAACCAAGGTCCTGGTGGTCACCGGCCGGCATTCCACCGTCCATAACGGCGTATTGGCGCGAATTGAAAGCTTGCTGGCCGAGGCCGGGCTGACCCCGTTCCGTTTCGCCGAAGTGGAGCCGGAACCGTCCCTGGGGACGCTGGCCAAGGGCCTGGAACTGGCCCGGAGCGAACAAGTCGAGTGGGTGCTGGGCCTGGGCGGCGGCAGCGCCATGGACACCGCCAAGGCCATTGCCGCGCTTTACCGGACCGGCCAAGGGATCGGCTACTATTTTGACGGCGGGCCGATTGAGTCTCCCGGCCTGCCGATCGTGACGGTTCCGACCACCGCCGGATCGGGGGCGGAAGTGACCTTCAACGCGGTGCTCTCGGATGCCGAGCGCCAAATCAAACAGTCGATCCGCGGACCGCAACTGACGCCAACCGTGGCGGTGGTCGATCCGGGCCTGACTTTTTCCCTGCCGCCGGAGGCGACCGCTTATTCGGGACTGGATGCTCTGGTTCAAGGAATTGAGGCCTTCACTTCCCGCGGCGCCAGCCCGTTGACGGACATCTACGCCTGGTCGGCCGTCGAACGGATCGGCGCTCACCTGCTGCGGGCTTATCAAAACGGTCATGACGCGGAGGCCCGTTCCCAGATGGCGCTGGGCAGCCTGATGGCCGGAGTCGCCTTGAGCAACGCCCGGTTGGGGGCGGTCCACGGCCTGGCGCATCCCATCGGGATCCGCACCGGCAAGCCGCACGGACTGGTTTGCGCGGTGCTGCTGGTGCCGGTGATGCGCTTTAACATGGCGGTCAGTTATGAAAAATACGCCTCCATCGCCAAAGCGCTGGGCCATCCGGTCGGCGGAATGGACCCGATCGACGCCGCCGCCATGGGCATCAAAACCTTAATGGGGCTGGAGAAGAAATTGGGGATCCCGCCCCATATCCGGAGCCTCGGCCTCGCCGAGGCGGACCTGCCGGCAATCGTGGCGGAGAGCCTGCCCTCGGGTTCATTGAAGGCGAACCCCCGGGAGGCCAGGCCGGAAGATCTGCTGAACATCCTGCGGGAAAACTTTTAA
- a CDS encoding TlyA family RNA methyltransferase, which yields MKQRIDTWLVEQGYFESREKAQRAIMAGEVSIGGKRIEKPGQTVDPGSQPVTVTTGGPQYVSRGAHKLAKALTGFGIAVAGRICLDAGASTGGFTDLLLQSGAAGVYAVDVGYGQLAWKLRQDPRVTVFERENIRYFDSSRLPEPPDLITADLSFISLELVLPKFRDLIRPGGELITLIKPQFEAGKEKVGKKGVVRDSGVHCEVLQRLIRNGPGLGWKLMGLTFSPIRGPEGNIEYLGHWRLAAEHPAAPDLEPDRVVAEAWRALQDA from the coding sequence ATGAAACAACGGATCGATACTTGGCTTGTGGAGCAGGGATACTTTGAAAGCCGCGAGAAAGCGCAACGGGCGATCATGGCCGGCGAGGTGAGCATCGGCGGCAAACGGATCGAGAAGCCCGGCCAAACGGTGGACCCCGGGTCTCAACCGGTGACCGTCACGACCGGCGGGCCGCAATATGTCAGCCGGGGCGCCCATAAACTGGCCAAGGCCCTGACCGGGTTCGGCATCGCGGTGGCCGGCCGGATCTGCCTGGATGCCGGGGCCTCGACCGGCGGTTTTACCGATTTGCTGCTGCAGTCGGGAGCGGCCGGGGTTTACGCCGTGGATGTCGGATATGGCCAGCTCGCCTGGAAACTGCGCCAGGATCCCAGGGTGACGGTGTTCGAACGGGAGAACATCCGTTATTTCGATTCCTCCCGCTTGCCGGAGCCGCCGGACCTGATCACTGCCGACCTTTCCTTTATCTCGCTGGAACTGGTCTTACCGAAGTTTCGCGACTTGATCCGGCCCGGCGGCGAGCTGATCACCCTGATCAAACCGCAATTCGAAGCCGGCAAGGAGAAAGTGGGCAAGAAAGGGGTGGTCCGGGATAGCGGGGTCCACTGTGAAGTCCTGCAACGCTTGATCCGGAACGGACCCGGTTTGGGCTGGAAGCTGATGGGCTTGACCTTTTCCCCGATCCGGGGACCGGAGGGAAATATCGAGTATCTCGGGCACTGGCGCTTGGCGGCCGAACATCCCGCCGCCCCCGATCTGGAACCGGACCGGGTGGTCGCCGAAGCCTGGCGCGCGCTCCAAGACGCGTAA
- a CDS encoding magnesium transporter, which yields MAVMKSFYLSRLLNSKIHTPDGEFIGVLKELISTNAERPEVVACVVSTRDHELKTLDWRGISLNKEKKAYVVTCAEMIEAQPPEHSIYLKRHILDKQIVDMDGKKVVRVNDIRMAAISSGFYVVAVDVGMEGLMRRLDLARPTQRMLEIFGKSLPSKLILWSNMEPIGPPLDNLRLSTTASKLSTLHPSELADIIEELDVKTGAAIFNSLDHDRAADVLEELESDVQYSILDQLPVGKAADVLEKMPADEVADILDELHEDKAEQLLSEMDQETSEEVRELMEYPENTVGSLMSTDYISFQETMTVEETLAELRRLKPESDTIYYLYVVDDENRLSAILSLRDLVVSQPEVRLEQIMNRKVIYVRDDDPINSLVEIISKYSLLAVPVVDKDAVMLGVVIIDDVVYELLRPKKKRL from the coding sequence GTGGCTGTCATGAAGAGCTTTTATCTCAGCCGGTTGCTGAACAGCAAGATTCATACTCCTGACGGCGAATTCATCGGGGTATTGAAAGAATTGATCAGTACCAACGCCGAACGGCCGGAAGTAGTGGCCTGCGTGGTCAGCACCAGGGATCATGAGCTGAAGACTTTGGACTGGCGGGGGATCTCCTTGAACAAGGAGAAGAAAGCCTATGTGGTGACGTGCGCTGAAATGATTGAGGCCCAACCGCCGGAACACTCCATTTATTTAAAGAGGCACATTTTAGACAAGCAGATCGTGGATATGGACGGCAAAAAAGTGGTGCGGGTGAACGATATCCGCATGGCCGCCATTTCCAGCGGTTTTTACGTAGTGGCGGTCGACGTCGGCATGGAGGGATTGATGCGCCGCCTGGACCTGGCCAGACCGACCCAGCGGATGCTGGAGATCTTCGGCAAGAGCCTTCCCAGCAAGTTGATCCTGTGGAGCAACATGGAACCGATCGGCCCGCCCCTCGATAACCTGCGGTTGTCGACGACCGCTTCCAAACTGAGCACCCTGCATCCTTCGGAACTGGCGGACATCATTGAGGAATTGGATGTGAAGACCGGCGCGGCCATCTTCAATTCGCTGGACCACGACCGGGCCGCCGACGTGCTGGAAGAGCTGGAGTCGGATGTCCAATACAGCATCCTGGATCAGCTGCCGGTGGGGAAAGCCGCCGACGTGCTGGAGAAGATGCCCGCCGACGAAGTGGCGGATATCCTCGACGAACTGCATGAAGACAAAGCCGAACAGCTATTGAGCGAGATGGACCAGGAAACTTCGGAAGAGGTCCGGGAACTGATGGAGTACCCGGAGAATACCGTCGGCAGCCTGATGTCCACCGATTATATTTCATTCCAGGAGACGATGACGGTGGAGGAGACCCTGGCCGAACTGCGGCGGCTCAAGCCGGAATCCGACACCATTTACTATCTGTACGTGGTCGATGATGAGAACCGGCTCAGCGCGATCCTGTCGCTCCGCGATCTGGTGGTGTCCCAGCCCGAGGTCCGCCTGGAACAGATCATGAACCGCAAGGTGATCTATGTCCGGGATGACGACCCCATCAACTCGCTGGTGGAGATCATCTCCAAATACAGTCTGCTGGCCGTGCCGGTGGTCGATAAAGATGCCGTCATGCTGGGCGTGGTCATCATCGATGACGTGGTCTACGAATTGTTGCGGCCCAAGAAAAAACGGCTTTGA
- a CDS encoding tetratricopeptide repeat protein: MRKLTTIGPLALMAIFLLTPLATAAPDTAAPPEAAALVERLTAAPWDGAARLELARTYYQSAGLARYFSMRTLLWTESAKRRGDLQPLLPKVEAERSRSLREQLQRLFTIRPDDPAGLLLAGDYHSFYSQKQTALWYYQRALANAPDSLEARLALADYYLFEWQPERALAALADRQEPLAALRRGAAFWQKGQYHMALGYLVQAHPLPLEYQATREKMLAQAYLAVGDPAAAAAVSRGTSGDELLPRVLFQELKGWVGWLAGAPDAARQAWADGKALFPDYRFWDPYLNWLAYHQGTGSAPGSGGQHWRDSDLRSLAKLWAGYEDARKDDAARARQNFLAAVQLDHRALLGFLEAGNQQFKKGNDSAALDLFVQGLAVNSNFAPLLRQRAEVYRKLKEPAKAEKDQKAATKALASAKSALLNGTLTVNHEGKGLLILSGATKDLLGFWFSPDGSHWQWEFWWGGPLVLKNNPDALWVLPAGNGLSGEALYLQKTKAAAPAVTPGPPEISPTAVRLSFSEPVRLIVENLSSGGAWVGEEAAQAFAIPLAFFQPGHQDLRLWYQGASGIWRRAYLTLQAPESPPQLPVSIALEAQPFTADRRIRCRVMLQTPPTAGLEMSLSEAGAADPAWLPYRPQAEIVLSDGDGPKTIVLRVRDRSGTVVETSTVVEADTQPPRVAQFTFETGEPERLALSWQTDEPVTAELHLFHPHGDWQELAVGPWQENDYRVELDPTAVVYCRLLLKDRAGNRVLYTPAGLNERLSRNLPVRFEIEDGPAGFIKIRPTDGEPEFAWSVSNDLRIWSAWRQGDEPLVWRPVVQPGVQFVYIRYRFNGEDTRLMVQPVPGAKN; this comes from the coding sequence ATGCGGAAACTAACAACGATTGGGCCCCTTGCGCTCATGGCCATCTTTTTGCTGACGCCCCTGGCGACGGCGGCCCCGGATACCGCCGCCCCTCCCGAGGCCGCGGCGCTCGTGGAACGTTTGACGGCCGCCCCCTGGGATGGGGCGGCCCGCTTGGAGCTGGCCCGGACGTATTATCAGTCCGCCGGATTGGCCCGCTATTTTTCAATGCGGACGCTCCTTTGGACGGAGTCGGCCAAGCGCCGCGGCGATTTGCAGCCGCTGCTGCCAAAGGTCGAAGCGGAACGGAGCCGGTCGCTCCGGGAACAACTGCAACGGCTGTTTACGATCCGCCCCGACGACCCTGCCGGACTGTTGCTGGCCGGAGATTATCATTCTTTTTATTCCCAAAAACAGACCGCTCTCTGGTATTACCAGCGCGCGCTGGCGAATGCCCCCGACTCCCTGGAGGCCCGGCTGGCCTTGGCCGATTATTATTTATTTGAATGGCAGCCGGAGCGGGCCTTGGCGGCGCTGGCCGACCGCCAGGAACCCCTGGCGGCGTTGCGCCGGGGCGCGGCATTCTGGCAGAAAGGCCAATACCATATGGCCCTGGGATATCTCGTTCAAGCCCATCCCTTGCCCCTTGAGTATCAGGCCACCCGGGAAAAAATGCTGGCTCAGGCATATCTGGCGGTGGGGGATCCGGCGGCCGCGGCGGCGGTGAGTCGTGGAACTTCAGGCGATGAGCTGCTGCCCCGGGTCTTATTCCAGGAACTCAAAGGCTGGGTGGGGTGGTTGGCCGGGGCGCCGGACGCGGCGCGCCAAGCTTGGGCCGACGGCAAAGCCCTCTTCCCCGATTACCGCTTTTGGGATCCCTATCTCAACTGGCTGGCCTACCACCAAGGCACCGGTTCCGCTCCCGGGTCCGGCGGTCAGCATTGGCGTGACAGCGACCTGCGCTCGCTAGCCAAGCTATGGGCGGGATATGAGGATGCCCGGAAGGACGATGCGGCCCGCGCCCGCCAGAACTTTCTGGCGGCGGTTCAATTGGATCACCGCGCATTGCTCGGCTTTTTGGAAGCCGGCAACCAGCAATTCAAGAAAGGAAATGATTCGGCCGCCCTCGACCTGTTCGTCCAGGGACTGGCGGTCAATTCAAACTTTGCGCCTTTGCTCCGGCAACGGGCCGAAGTGTACCGAAAACTGAAAGAACCGGCCAAGGCGGAGAAAGATCAGAAAGCGGCAACCAAGGCTCTGGCCTCGGCCAAAAGCGCCTTGCTGAACGGAACGTTAACGGTCAATCACGAAGGGAAGGGCTTATTGATCCTCAGCGGCGCCACCAAGGATCTCCTCGGCTTCTGGTTCAGCCCCGACGGGAGCCACTGGCAGTGGGAGTTTTGGTGGGGCGGACCGCTGGTCCTCAAGAACAATCCCGACGCCTTATGGGTGCTCCCGGCCGGCAATGGACTCTCAGGGGAAGCGCTCTACTTGCAAAAGACGAAGGCGGCTGCTCCGGCGGTTACGCCGGGCCCGCCGGAGATCAGTCCTACGGCCGTCCGCCTCTCTTTCTCGGAACCGGTGCGGCTCATCGTGGAGAATCTCTCCTCCGGCGGAGCGTGGGTCGGGGAGGAAGCGGCTCAGGCATTCGCGATTCCATTAGCTTTCTTCCAACCGGGTCACCAGGACTTGCGCCTCTGGTATCAGGGGGCGTCCGGCATTTGGCGGCGGGCTTATCTCACATTGCAAGCCCCGGAGAGCCCTCCGCAGCTTCCGGTGTCCATCGCGCTCGAGGCGCAACCGTTCACTGCCGACCGCCGGATTCGTTGCCGGGTGATGCTCCAAACCCCGCCAACAGCCGGATTGGAAATGAGCCTCAGCGAGGCGGGGGCGGCCGATCCCGCGTGGCTGCCCTACCGGCCCCAAGCGGAGATTGTTCTTTCGGACGGCGATGGGCCCAAAACGATTGTGCTGCGGGTTCGCGACCGCTCCGGCACGGTCGTGGAGACTTCGACGGTGGTGGAAGCGGATACCCAGCCGCCCCGGGTGGCGCAGTTCACCTTCGAGACCGGCGAGCCGGAGCGACTGGCGCTATCATGGCAGACCGATGAACCGGTTACTGCCGAATTGCACCTCTTTCATCCGCACGGCGATTGGCAGGAGCTGGCGGTGGGACCATGGCAGGAAAATGACTACCGCGTGGAACTGGACCCGACCGCTGTCGTCTACTGCCGCTTGCTCTTGAAGGATCGGGCCGGCAACCGCGTTCTCTACACGCCAGCGGGCTTGAACGAACGGTTGAGCCGGAACCTTCCGGTGCGCTTTGAGATTGAAGACGGTCCGGCGGGCTTCATCAAAATTCGTCCTACTGACGGAGAGCCGGAATTCGCTTGGTCGGTCAGCAATGATCTGCGGATCTGGTCGGCGTGGCGTCAGGGAGATGAGCCGCTAGTCTGGCGGCCCGTTGTGCAACCCGGAGTGCAGTTCGTTTATATCCGCTACCGTTTCAACGGCGAGGATACCCGCCTCATGGTCCAGCCGGTACCCGGCGCGAAGAATTGA